One Watersipora subatra chromosome 4, tzWatSuba1.1, whole genome shotgun sequence genomic window carries:
- the LOC137393978 gene encoding small conductance calcium-activated potassium channel protein 2-like, giving the protein MESSTSQVKKKLLGGGGDICKAADKSKKELVTRRCRREKLVAARLFVAKLSLIVSTASILLMIVNTQLILVGVYSTCSAIALDLKGIISGLTLLLLILIWVYNYLQLEIFRNVRCISSRRMAIQVNPQRSLLLILETIITLPHPLPVCLPPTNTPQVSPFFNEHEGQETNFTTDTNLYSEDFSISNSSNTTTSFLFPVNESRINQLDSVFAMLMFLRLYHVARFSVLRSKLFRTMLSYSLGALAHTKYNFLFIFKSYMAIYQGYFLATLALAFTFVTAWCIYICDKDLTKYGDALWVVCITFFTVGYGDISPVSRYSQVLAVLTGFSGMFFMGISVTILSRYLQLTYDEYCMLSFFVEADLQKERREVSARIVQAAWKQYKEGKNVDAITRYKSQRNLMKAFHMKKNIDYQKITGRERREKQVPLYDMKEQMKKLTIRTDHVIKREASLEVSIETTRQKLHQMQEKLSQLCKLVQKDKRRSTLTVSSSLVEGTEG; this is encoded by the exons ATGGAGAGCAGCACTTCACAAGTTAAGAAAAAACTTTTAGGAGGTGGTGGTGACATTTGCAAAGCcgctgacaaaagtaaaaaagagCTAGTTACAAGACGATGCCGACGAGAAAAACTGGTGGCAGCTCGACTATTTGTAGCCAAGTTAAGCTTGATCGTATCTACAGCAAGTATTTTACTGATGATAGTCAATACTCAGCTGATATTGGTCGGTGTCTATTCTACCTGCTCGGCGATAGCGCTGGACTTGAAAGGAATTATATCCGGGCTCACTCTCCTTCTCCTAATACTCATTTGGGTCTACAACTACTTGCAACTCGAAATATTCCGGAATGTTCGATGTATTTCTAGTCGACGAATGGCTATTCAAGTGAACCCGCAGCGAAGCCTCCTTCTAATCCTAGAAACCATCATAACACTTCCCCATCCACTGCCGGTATGTCTACCACCTACCAATACTCCGCAAGTCTCACCATTTTTTAACGAGCACGAAGGACAAGAAACGAACTTCACAACGGACACCAATTTGTACAGCGAGGATTTTAGTATATCCAATAGCAGTAATACCACTACTAGCTTTTTATTTCCCGTGAATGAGAGCAGAATTAACCAATTAGACTCTGTGTTCGCCATGCTCATGTTTTTACGCTTGTACCATGTCGCGAGATTCAGTGTCTTACGCAGCAAGCTTTTCAGAACTATGCTAAGTTACAGTTTGGGGGCTCTCGCTCACACCAAGTACAACTTTCTGTTTATCTTCAAGTCTTATATGGCTATCTACCAAGGCTATTTTCTCGCCACACTCGCTCTCGCTTTCACCTTCGTGACCGCCTGGTGCATCTACATCTGTGATAAAGACCTCACAAAATATGGAGATGCATTGTGGGTAGTCTGCATCACCTTCTTCACCGTAG GTTATGGAGATATTTCTCCTGTTAGCAGATATAGTCAAGTGCTCGCAGTTCTCACAGGATTCTCTGGAATGTTTTTCATGGGAATCTCTGTTACTATTCTATCTCGTTACCTTCAACTCACCTATGACGAGTACTGCATGCTATCCTTTTTTGTGGAAGCCGATCTGCAGAAGGAACGACGTGAAGTTTCGGCGAGGATAGTGCAAGCTGCATGGAAACAATACAAGGAAGGAAAAAATGTTGATGCGATAACGAGATACAAGAGCCAGCGAAATCTCATGAAAGCATTTCACATGAAAAAAAATATCGATTATCAAAAAATTACAGGTAGAGAAAGGAGGGAAAAACAG GTACCGCTCTATGACATGAAAGAACAGATGAAAAAGCTCACTATTAGAACTGACCATGTGATCAAACGGGAGGCCAGCCTTGAGGTATCCATTGAAACTACTCGACAGAAATTACACCAAATGCAAGAAAAGCTATCACAACTTTGCAAGCTTGTACAGAAGGACAAGCGCCGATCAACGCTGACGGTCTCATCCTCGCTAGTAGAGGGTACAGAAGGGTAG